In the genome of Planctomyces sp. SH-PL62, the window AGCAATATGAATTCATCATCGTCGATTCCTCCCCTGTCCTTCTGGTGACCGATACTCTGATCATCAGTCAACACATAGACGCCGTGCTTTTCAGCGTCCTCCGCGATGTGAGCCAACTCCCCCAGATTCGCGCCGCCTTTGACTGGCTGACCTCGATGGGAGTGAGAATTCTGGGTGCGGTCGTCTCGGGCGTTCCCGCCGGATCAAAGCACAACTACGGATCCTACCCCGGGCCCAAATGAGCGACGAGGGTCCGCAGACAGGATATCTTTCCGGATCGCCCACGAGCTTAGCCCCTCGAGCACCAAGTTCAAAATGATTGGACGAGCGGGTCCGGGGTTCGCTCTCAAGTCACGAATCAACTGAGCAGGTTATCGTGGCTATATTGAAACCGTCGCAATCGCCCGAAACCCGTCCGAATGCAAAATCGACCCGCCCGCCTCCATGAGGGTGTGATGACAGATCCGTCCCCCAGTCCTGATGTCGTCGAAGTTTCCGTTTCTCAGGTTTCTGGGACCGCTGGAATCGATCCTGATTTCAATTCGTTCGATCGCTTGCTCGGACCGGCCCATCTTAGTCAGCGGTTGAAGATGCTTGGCGTCCTGGAACAAGGCCTCCGCCACATTCCTTATATTCTAGTCGCGCGTCGTCAAGGACGTATTGTCGGCTACCTAGGCGTCGCCCATGTGAAGAGTCTAATCTTCGGCGGATTTCTCGTGAGTCTCCCTTACGTCAATACGGCGGGAGTGATCGCCGAAGATTCCGATGTCGCCTATCAGTTGGTCGACCGCGCGGTCAAGCTGGCCGATCGATTGGCGGTTCGGTATCTAGAGCTGAGGCACGAAAGGCCGATAGTCCACCCCGCGCTCGCCACTGCATTGACGAGCAAGGTTCATATGCGACTGGAACTCCCCGATGATGTCGATCGTCTGTGGAATCAGCTCAAATCCAAGGTCCGCAACCTGGTAAGGAAAGGAAGAAGTCACGGATTCTCAGTTTCCTGGGGACGGGAAGAGTCTCTTCTCGATTTCTACCGCGTCTTCAGCGCGAACATGCGCGATTTGGGAACTCCCGTTTACAGCCCTCGACTTTTCAGCTCGCTACTTCGCCACTTCGAGGATGGGGCCGAGATCTGCATCGTTCGTGACGGAGTACGCGTTCTGGCGGCCGCCCTCCTGCTCCACGGCGACGGAATCACCGAAGTCCCAAGCGCCAGCTCCCTTAGGCGTTACAATTCGACGAACGCCAACATGCTGATGTACTGGCATTTGCTCGCCCGGGCAGTGGAACGAGGGCAGACCAGGTTCGACTTCGGGAGATCGAGCGTAGATAGCAACACTTACCGTTTCAAAACACAGTGGGGGGCCGTCGCGGCTCCCGCAGTGTGGCAATACTACCTGCGGGATCAGTCGAGTCAGCCCATGCGTCCTGAAAACGAGGGGTTTCGGGCGTTGGTCAGTATCTGGCGACGGCTGCCCGTCCGCGTCACCAACGCCCTCGGCCCGGCCATCGTTCGGGGGATCCCATGAGTTATTCCGCAAGTTCACAGACTGGGACGATTGCGGCCGGTGAGTTGTCGCCGATTAACTCGAGATTGGTTACCCCGATCGACCTTCCCGAAATGATCGCGGAGTCAACCGAGCAGCGAGTAGCTCCTTCAACGAACGAAAAGAGTCCCCGCGTGAGTATCGGACTCGCCGTTTTCAACGGCGAATCATTTCTCACGGAGACGGTGGAGGCCTTCATCGCCCA includes:
- a CDS encoding FemAB family XrtA/PEP-CTERM system-associated protein, giving the protein MTDPSPSPDVVEVSVSQVSGTAGIDPDFNSFDRLLGPAHLSQRLKMLGVLEQGLRHIPYILVARRQGRIVGYLGVAHVKSLIFGGFLVSLPYVNTAGVIAEDSDVAYQLVDRAVKLADRLAVRYLELRHERPIVHPALATALTSKVHMRLELPDDVDRLWNQLKSKVRNLVRKGRSHGFSVSWGREESLLDFYRVFSANMRDLGTPVYSPRLFSSLLRHFEDGAEICIVRDGVRVLAAALLLHGDGITEVPSASSLRRYNSTNANMLMYWHLLARAVERGQTRFDFGRSSVDSNTYRFKTQWGAVAAPAVWQYYLRDQSSQPMRPENEGFRALVSIWRRLPVRVTNALGPAIVRGIP